A single window of Arvicanthis niloticus isolate mArvNil1 chromosome X, mArvNil1.pat.X, whole genome shotgun sequence DNA harbors:
- the LOC117694786 gene encoding X-linked lymphocyte-regulated protein 5C-like: MSSKEQKAMKKTAKRRRVDKTLPSDDSKNPLAVKPGDNAAVGTSEMGSHSSGSDVQEAREPVQKRMQDFKGDVTRFLVEKRKQFEKDVNASFRSLNENLQGILKAQQKSRQELKSLYCERFESLHQKWLDEVDSTRDQEEHLSFITQHQMKILQMAIMDHGTKLEYAKDMCDTFLKKAKDLSKHEETFIGGQQTKVEKEISKVQDRVIMESQEQDVSVVETYLQSLIFDLSEETI, translated from the exons ATGTCAAGCAAGGAACAGAAGGCCATGAAGAAAACTGCCAAGCGCCGGAGGGTAGATAAGACCCTCCCATCAGATGACTCCAAGAACCCACTTGCAGTCAAACCTG GGGACAATGCAGCAGTTGGTACCAGTGAGATGGGCAGCCATTCCTCAGGATCAGACGTGCAAGAGGCCAG GGAGCCTGTTCAGAAGAGGATGCAGGATTTCAAAG GTGATGTTACCAGGTTTCTTGTGGAAAAGAGGAAGCAGTTTGAAAAGGATGTAAATGCCTCTTTCAGAAGCCTGAATGAAAACCTCCAGGGTATTTTGAAAGCTCAGCAGAAGTCAAG GCAGGAGCTCAAGTCCTTGTACTGTGAAAGGTTTGAGTCCCTGCACCAGAAGTGGCTGGATGAGGTGGACAGCACGAGGGACCAAGAAGAACACCTCAGT TTTATAACACAGCATCAAATGAAGATTTTACAGATGGCTATAATGGATCATGGAACCAAGCTTGAATATGCTAAAGATATGTGTGACACatttttgaag aaaGCCAAGGACTTGAGTAAACATGAGGAAACCTTTATTGGTGGTCAGCAAACTAAAGTGGAGAAGGAAATCTCCAAGGTGCAGGACAGAGTTATCATGGAAAGT CAAGAGCAAGATGTATCCGTTGTTGAAACATACCTTCAGTCCCTGATCTTTGACCTCTCTGAAGAAACCATCTGA